In Miscanthus floridulus cultivar M001 chromosome 5, ASM1932011v1, whole genome shotgun sequence, one genomic interval encodes:
- the LOC136450507 gene encoding NAC domain-containing protein 68-like: MAMVAAEGSGRRDAEAELNLPPGFRFHPTDEELVVYYLCRKVARQQLPVPIIAEVDLYKVDPWDLPEKALFGRKEWYFFTPRDRKYPNGSRPNRAAGRGYWKATGADKPIAPKGSGRVAGIKKALVFYCGKAPRGVKTDWIMHEYRIADADRAPGKKGSQKLDEWVLCRLYNKKNNWEKVKVEEPEAAAAHQHRQSAAEDSMSDSFQTHDSDIDNASGMMQNSFGDMVQGQAMTTRNGIGTVTVKEDNDWFTDLNLDDLQASYNMAHMVSPNPVQTVNLVAGQGHGYLQSMSSPSMKMWQTILPPF, from the exons ATGGCAATGGTGGCGGCCGAGGGGAGCGGGCGCAGGGACGCCGAGGCGGAGCTCAACCTGCCGCCGGGGTTCCGGTTCCACCCCACCGACGAGGAGCTCGTGGTGTACTACCTCTGCAGGAAGGTGGCGCGGCAGCAGCTGCCCGTGCCCATCATCGCCGAGGTCGATCTTTACAAGGTCGATCCGTGGGATCTGCCCG AGAAGGCGCTGTTCGGCCGCAAGGAATGGTACTTCTTCACGCCGCGGGACCGCAAGTACCCGAACGGCTCGCGCCCCAACCGCGCCGCCGGGAGGGGGTACTGGAAGGCGACGGGGGCCGACAAGCCGATCGCGCCCAAGGGCAGCGGCAGGGTGGCGGGGATCAAGAAGGCGCTCGTGTTCTACTGCGGCAAGGCGCCCAGGGGCGTCAAGACAGACTGGATCATGCACGAGTACCGCATCGCCGACGCGGACCGAGCACCGGGCAAGAAGGGCTCGCAGaag CTGGACGAGTGGGTGCTGTGCCGGCtgtacaacaagaagaacaactgGGAGAAGGTGAAGGTGGAGGAgccggaagcggcggcggcgcaccAGCACCGGCAGAGCGCGGCGGAGGATTCCATGTCTGACAGCTTCCAGACGCACGACTCGGACATCGACAACGCCTCCGGCATGATGCAGAACAGCTTCGGTGACATGGTGCAGGGGCAGGCCATGACCACGAGGAACGGCATTGGCACCGTGAcggtgaaggaggacaacgacTGGTTCACCGACCTGAATCTGGATGATCTGCAGGCGTCCTACAACATGGCACATATGGTGAGTCCGAACCCGGTCCAGACGGTGAACCTGGTGGCTGGGCAAGGCCATGGCTACCTGCAGTCCATGAGCTCGCCGTCGATGAAGATGTGGCAGACAATCCTGCCACCGTTCTGA